In Zalophus californianus isolate mZalCal1 chromosome 17, mZalCal1.pri.v2, whole genome shotgun sequence, one DNA window encodes the following:
- the LOC113935764 gene encoding paraneoplastic antigen-like protein 8A, whose protein sequence is MALNLLEDWCRGMEVDIHRSLLVTGIPEDCGQAEIEETLNGVLSPLGPYFVLNKIFLREENAKAALIEVGEGVNLRAIPREFPGRGGVWTVVCRDPTQDAEFLKNLNEFLDAEGRTWEDVVRLLQLSHPSRPQNQPPENWAEALGVLLGAVVQIIFYMDAEIRGREEARAQEVADAQAVATSALAAWRKVKKEPGRAAELGSALKMENPDTWNDLEDDGDPPKPLVRRLGAKSRSRRKKQKKTTKQESVLWNKPKGHHSNSSAPLEDPEADGTENMEVSESVRSNTKPCVKQEKSALKKPVAKGAWKAPSSPSHDARSEAVSPGVASPQSDQDGGQEGLPKKKAMGWALAKSPAPVRKKKKVSLGPVSYVLVDSEDAKKKPVMGKKGPGSRRDGSAQKAFRGPQPMGLPASTSRGPKAKPEGSPHASSGQNDNRSRWGCAGKWLSREPEPERRVGAESLGGVAGQVVREEDPSAVEEADDTPVEVLECGSPDLPPRSP, encoded by the coding sequence ATGGCCCTGAACCTTCTGGAGGACTGGTGCCGGGGGATGGAAGTGGACATCCACAGGTCCCTGTTGGTCACGGGCATCCCAGAGGACTGTGGTCAAGCAGAAATTGAGGAGACTTTGAATGGGGTCCTCTCCCCGCTGGGCCCATACTTCGTGCTCAATAAGATTTTTCTGAGGGAAGAGAATGCCAAAGCTGCCCTCATTGAGGTCGGAGAGGGTGTGAATCTCAGGGCCATACCCCGGGAATTCCCAGGAAGGGGGGGCGTCTGGACAGTGGTTTGTAGAGACCCCACCCAGGATGCTGAGTTTCTGAAAAATCTGAATGAATTCCTGGATGCCGAGGGGCGTACCTGGGAGGATGTGGTCCGTCTGCTCCAGCTCAGCCACCCCTCACGGCCCCAGAATCAGCCCCCAGAGAACTGGGCAGAAGCTTTGGGGGTGCTCCTGGGGGCAGTGGTGCAAATCATCTTCTACATGGATGCCGAGATCCGCGGCCGCGAGGAAGCTAGGGCTCAAGAAGTGGCTGATGCCCAGGCAGTAGCAACGTCAGCCTTAGCAGCGTGGAGGAAGGTCAAGAAGGAGCCAGGGCGGGCTGCAGAACTAGGTtctgctttgaagatggagaatcCCGACACCTGGAATGACCTGGAAGACGATGGTGACCCTCCCAAACCTCTGGTTCGCCGGCTTGGAGCTAAAAGTCGCTccaggagaaagaagcagaaaaaaaccaCTAAGCAGGAATCAGTGCTCTGGAATAAGCCCAAAGGCCACCATTCCAACAGCTCAGCCCCTTTGGAGGATCCTGAGGCTGATGGTACTGAAAATATGGAGGTGTCAGAATCCGTCAGGAGCAACACAAAGCCCTGTGTGAAGCAGGAGAAGTCGGCTTTGAAAAAGCCTGTGGCGAAAGGTGCCTGGAAGgctcccagcagcccctcccaTGATGCCCGGTCAGAAGCTGTGAGCCCTGGGGTCGCTTCGCCGCAGTCAGACCAAGATGGCGGTCAGGAGGGCCTCCCAAAGAAGAAGGCCATGGGCTGGGCCTTGGCAAAGAGCCCTGCCCCcgtgagaaagaagaagaaggtgagCTTGGGCCCTGTTTCGTACGTCCTTGTCGATTCAGAAGATGCCAAGAAGAAGCCAGTGATGGGGAAGAAAGGGCCGGGCTCAAGAAGAGATGGCTCCGCTCAGAAGGCCTTTCGAGGCCCCCAGCCCATGGGGTTGCCCGCCTCGACGTCTCGGGGCCCAAAGGCCAAGCCGGAAGGCTCTCCTCATGCCTCCAGTGGTCAGAATGACAATAGAAGTCGCTGGGGTTGTGCCGGCAAATGGTTGAGTCGGGAACCCGAGCCGGAGCGGCGGGTAGGCGCAGAG